CTGTAGTTTTGCACTTTTATAAGACAGAACTCGCTTGAGCCGTTATTCAAAAACGGCTACAGGAACACTTTTATAATGCATCAGCAGGCCAAGAAGCCTGCATTTTGCGCCGAAACGCTATGCGGCAAGTTTCGCGAGCGCTAAAAGCTGCTTGATTTTTCGAGACTTACGGGCCTTGCCCATAAAGATGCTCAAAATTGATCTTTGAATGCTCTTGGCTCTGAGCTGCTCCTGCATGTCGAGCACCGAGAGGTAGCGCTTGTGCGGGTACCAGGGCACGGCATCCCACAGCTCCGGCTGTCGTTGTGACGATTCTCTCAGACTCCACAATGTCAGCAAACTCAAGGCCGCGCACGTCAGGTTTGCCGAGCGAGAGACCGCCGTTTCTCTTCTGCACTGGTAGTCGCCGAAGCCGAGGTGCTCTTTCATGTCCTTGAACGCCGTCTCCACCGCCCACCGGGCGGCGACAAGGTGAAGGATGAATGCAATGGAGCGGTTGAGGTCAGTGCAGAAGAAATAGCGGGGCCTCTTCGCTCGGGGCCAGTGGACGATGAGCACCTTGATGAGACCATCTGCCGGTTTCCAGACCGCGGTAAACGCGTGAACCCTGATGTCACGCATACGTCCGTAGAGTTTCAGGCGACAGGTGGTGTACGTGACCGACTGGGCGATCTTGGAGAGTTTCTGTAGTCGCGGCCCGTACTTGCGGGGACGCCCCCGCCGGGTCTTCCGAGTCTTCGCCGGGAGCTCATAGAGTGCGGCGTCGCTTCTCAGACGTCCGATGAGAGTGGAGCCTAAAAGCTTAACACATCCCAGCATGAGACGCCGCACGTAGCCGCCGTCGACGACGAGTATCATGCTTCGCTGCAGAGAGTTGCAGATATGGGTGATCATCTGGACGGCTATTTCAATACGGCTGCGGTGTGTGCGGTCGGCGGGAAGACTCTTGCGCGGGACATAGAGCTTCGTCCACAGAGGAAAACAGAGCCATTTTGAAAATAAACTACTCCGGTAAAGAAAACCAAGAGTAACCCAGTTGTGGCCGAAGATGTATTTGGGCTGATCGCCCTTTGCGGTGTGATTGAAATGCAGTCCGCGACCGAAAATCTTCGGGCCGGTTTTCCGGACGTTGGTATCGTCAATGGCGAAGATCAGCGGCACATGTGCAGGGAGATAGTGAAGGATCAACGAGAGGATGGAACGCGCGAGCTGTTCCACGTCCCAGACATACCGACTCACGAACCTGTGGACGTTACTGAACGAGCGGATGAGCCCACTGAGGCGCACCGCCGTGGTCACGGTACGCTTTGATCTACTCAACAATGTGCTCGTCAGCATGCTTTTGAAATGCTCGTAGCTGGGAGCGGTGAACACTTCAGAAATGGGATCGATCATCTTGACAAATGACTCCGCGAGGTGCCATAGTATCACCGGTTCTTACTCCTTTTGTTTGTGGTGCACCTCCAACGCTATTGAAAGTGTGCCACAACTGAGGGCGTAAGAACCATTTTTTATTGACACCTCGTATGCTAAATTTCTGCAAAACTACAGTTGTTTATGTATGTTTTGTGACATGCAAGACACTGGAATCTTTGTTTATGGTTCGAAGTCTTGCCATACTTTTGAACATGTGAACAGTCACAATGAACGCACCGTTTTTTTTGACATGATAAATCTCCTTTCTTAAACCGGTTTAAGAAAGGAAAGTATATAAAATACCCAATTATTTATCTAACAAAGGGTTATGCAATATTTACCAACACGAAAACCAACAATCTATGAGTATTTCACCCATTGCGAGGAGTCCCGGCGAGCTGGGAAAGCAATCTATTGTATTACAATGAATTGAGAGTGCTTCGTCCCGCTCAGCGGGACTCGCAATGACAAATTAATTCAAGGCAATTCCGAGACACGACACTAGCAGCTTAAACGGATCAAACCTCCTGATGGCTGGCTGACCGGTTCAGCCTTTGCCGCACGCAGCCTTTATTGCCCTTTCCAACTCCTCAGGCTCGTCGGAGCCGATGCCGTAGCGCCTGCCGTTCTTCATTCCGAGCTCGACTGCGGCGAGGCCGGAAACGCGGAACAGCCAGCCGCAGGGCATCCATCTCAAGCCCCAGCCGAAGTACCAGGGATAGCGCACCATTCGGCAGGAGTCTATTGCTGAGAGCGGTATTGTCTTCCTGATGAGGCCGTGACCGTACCGAACTTTCAGGGCATCATCGCCGATTTCCACGGTGAGGCTGTACATGAGAGCGAGGGCGATGGCAAGGATGAGGCATACGATCAGGGCAACTGTGTTGTATCCCAATAATGCCATGAGCAGGACGATGATTGCGATTCCTGCGCCCAGCACGAATCGCAATAGATACCCGGGCTGCGCGTGGCGATACACTATACTCGTTATATCATCACCTCCCTACTTGGTTACCTCATTACGCTGATTAGCCTGCAACTAGAAACTAATGACTAGCGACTGCTTTTTTACATGTCCAAAACGCAGCGGACCGTCCACCACCCGCCCTTCTGCTCGACCTTTAGCCCCTGATAGGATGCCGCTTTGACCTCGTGGCCGAGTCCCGCGCCTACCCGTTCCGGTTTCACGCCGCTCGCCGCCGCCGTGAGCGCGTAGCCGCCGTGAGTCGCCCGGGTGATCCCGTGCACACGGCAGTCGATAAAGATGAGAGTGTGGAGGCCCTGCTGGGCCAGCAGCTCGTTGAGGAACTCCACGAGGAGTTCCTCATGCGTGGCCGCTCTTGCTTCAATCTCGATGGATTTTTCCGGTGCGGCAGCCCTCGCATTGACCATCAGGCCGATCATGGCCCTGGCGGCCTCAGCGAAGGCCTCTTCCAGTGTCGGCCCGGTCGCCTCTATCGCCGCGTCGCCAATGTGCTCGAGATATCTGTATGACATATAAACCCTAAATCCTAAACTCTAAATAAATCCGTAATTCCAAACAAATCCAAAACTCAAAATGGTGGAAATAATATTTTGCATTTTTGGAATTTGTGTTTTGAGTTTGTTTAGGGTTTAGAGTTTGGTGTTTCGAGTTTCACGTTGGTACGAGCCCCGGTGGAGCTCCTCCAATCAAACGAGCGTCGGTGGATGTCGCAGGGGCCGTGTTCGTGGAGGGCGTGGATATGCTCGGCGGTGCCGTATCCCTTGTGGCGCGCAAAACCGTACTGGGGGTATTGTCTGTCGTAGAGGAGCATGAGGTTGTCACGGTACACCTTCGCCACGATGGATGCGGCGGCGATGGAGAATATCTTCCCATCGCCTCCCGCGATCGCCTCCTGGGGGATGCCGATTCCCGGTATCGTCCTTGCGTCAACCAGCACGTGCTGGACCTTCATCTTCAGATCGAGGATGGCGAGCCGCATCGCCTCGAGCGTCGCCCTGTAGATGTTGATCCGGTCTATCTCTCCCACGTCAACCAACCCGATCCCCACGCTGAGCGCTTCTCTCCTGATCGCTCCATCCAACTGTACCCTGCGGTCGTGACTGAGTTCCTTGGAATCCCTGATGCCTTCGAGGAAGGTGCGGCGAGGAAAGACCACGGCCGCCGCGACCACCGGCCCGGCGAATGGTCCGACTCCGACCTCATCCACGCCGGCGATGTAGCTCACCCCCCGCTCCCACAGTGATTGCTCATGGGCGAGCAGCGCGGCGAGGCGGCTCCTCTCGCGCTCGCGCTTTGCGGTTCGCTTTTTCAAGACAGAGGCAATCCGCCGCACCCCCGCGCGAGGATCGGTTTCGAGGAGGGCGATCTCACCGCTGGCGGGCGTCTCCCCTCCGCGGAGAAACCGGATCTCGATTTCCCTCACCGTAAGCTGTAGCTGGTCTCTCATAATCCTGCAGTTCCAGATGCTCCGTGCTGACCTCACGCCCCGAATTTGGTCAGCTTCCGCGCGTGCGCGAGCAGAATCGGCATGAGGTCGGTCGATGGCCTCAAGCCCAGTGCGCCGGACGCGCAACTCTTTTCCGTTAAGCGCGCCCCGCTGCTCACGCGGCAGTAGGGAGAATGCAGGAGGAGCGGCACGGGGTGCCAGCTGTGCATCGCGAGGGCGCACGGTGTCGAGTGGTCGGCGGTGATGGCGAGGACATCAGGTTTGAGTGTGAGCAGTTCGGGAACGATGCCGTCCAGCTCCTCGATCGCCTCCACCTTCGCCGGGAAGTTGCCGTCCTCTCCCTTGGTGTCGGTCTTCTTGTAGTGCAGGTAGAAGAAATCATAACCGGCGAAGTTGTCGGCGAGCATCCTGAGATCCTCAGCGGTGCTCCCCGTGTGCGGGGCGACCGTCATCCCCACGAGACGTGCGAGGCCGCGGTACATCGGGTACTGCGCCACGGCGAACGCATTCACGCCGTATCTCTCCGCCATCGTCGGGAGGGGTTCATATTTGGCGAAGCCGCGAAGGAGCACCATGTTTCCCCGTTTCTCTCCGTTGAGGATTGCGGCGGCCTGGGTGATGAGGTTATTAAACAGCGCTGCCGTTTTTTCGGCCTCTTTGGTAAACGCGCGCGCGAGGAGGGCGGGCACTCCGAGTTCTTGCGGATCCGTGTCGTGGATATCGCCCGAGAGCCCGTCGCCGCGGAGCACGATGAGCCCCCGGTACTCCTTCACGGTTTCGATGAAGACATCAACGCCCTTTAGCGGCCTGATCCCCTCGCGCAGCTTCTTCACGAGGCGCTGGTTCTCTTCGGTGCTGAGGCGGCCCGCCCGGCGGTCCACGAGCTTCCCGTTATTGTCCACCGTGGCGAAATTGAAGCGCGCGGCGACATCCCTACCGGTAAGGCGGAAATCAATTCCCAATCCTTCGAGCACGCCCCGGCCGATATTGTATTTGATGGGATCGTAGCCGAAGAGCGCGAGGTGCGCCGGCCCGCTGCCCGGCGTGATTCCGGGCCCCACGGGCTCCAGGAGGCCGCACGAGGATATGCGTGCGAGGGCGTCCAGGTTGGGTGTGCGCGCCGCCTCGAGCTCCGTCGGCCCGCCCGGCTCCATCGGCAGCCCGCCGAGGCCGTCGGCGACGACCAGCAGTATTTTGCGCGCGCTTTTTTCCTGCAGTCCCTTTATCACTTCTATCAGTTCCTCGCCCATTCGCATTCTCCTTGCGGAAGTGTATGTTGAATTCTAACATATTCTTTCTTAAACCGTAAACATGTTCTGTGATTAGGTGACACAACATGTGGCGGCTCTTGCCAAATCCGCACAATATATCTGTAGCCGACACTTAAGTGTCGGCTACAGGGTATTGGGGATTTACAAGCGCTTCACTGAGCGGTTACCGGGAAAAGGATATAGTGCTTGCATCAAAATACCGATTTTTTTATACTACCGCTCCATACGGATATGCCGCGTGCGGAAGGGCTAGGGATGAAAGAGGTAACAATGCTTAGAAAGATTGTGGGTGAGGAAGATTTCAAGAAGCTCGCGAAGATTGATAACCCGCCCCTCCATGAATTCCTCGCCTGGTGCGTGGAGCTTTGCAACCCGGCAACAATTTTCGTATGTGCGGATGAACCTGAAGATATTCGTTACCTCCGCGAGTCGGCGGTGAGAAATAGTGAAGAGACGCCTCTCGCGCGCAAGGGCCATACCTTCCACTTCGACAACTACAACGACCAGGGGAGAGACAAGAAGAACACGGGAATTCTTGTCCCCGCGGGAGTGAGCCTCGGCGAGGCGATTGAGACCAAGCCGCGCGATATGGCCCTGAAGGATATCCACGATATTCTCAGGAACATCATGCAGGGCAAAGAGGCATACGTCTGCTTCTTCACCCTGGGCCCGCCCGATTCCGTTTTTTCCATCCCCTGCGTGCAGATCACCGACTCGAGCTACGTCGCCCACAGCGAGACCATTCTCTACAGGCCGGGATACCGAGAATTTATACGGCAGGGGCCGAAGGCGCGGTTCTTCAAGTTCCTGCATTCTCAGGGCGAACTCGACGAGCGCAAGACCTGCAAGAATCTCGATATGCGGCGCATCTATATAGATATCATGGATGACATCGTTTACAGCGTGAACACACAGTACGGCGGCAACACGATCGGGCTCAAGAAGCTGGCGATGCGCCTCGCAATCCACAGGGGATCGAGAGAGGGATGGCTTACGGAACATATGCTCATCATGGGGGTTCATGGACCGAAGAAGCGCACGACATATTTCCTCGGGGCCTTCCCGTCGCTCTGCGGCAAGACATCCACCGCCATGCTCGAGGGAGAGTCGATTGTCGGCGACGATATCGCCTATCTTCGGAAAAAGGATGGCGAGGTGCGCGCGGTCAACGTGGAGAAGGGAATGTTCGGCATCATCCAGAGCGTGAACTCCAAGGACGACCCGAGCCAGTGGGACGCGCTGCATTCCCCGGGAGAGGTCATATTTTCCAATGTGCTCGTCACCCCTGAAAAAGGGGTGTGCTGGATCGGGAAAGATGGGGAAGTTCCTCCCCGCGGGATGAATCACTCCGGCGAGTGGTGGATCGGAAAGAAGGATGCTGCGGGGAAGGAAATCCCGCCCTCACACCCGAACGCACGATTCACTCTCTCGCTGGAGACACTTGGTAATGTTGACCCGGCGCTGCACGACCCTGAGGGTGTCACGGTAGGCGCGATCGTGTACGGCGGCCGGGATTCTGACACCTCCGTCCCTGTGGAAGAGTCGTTCGACTGGGCGCACGGGATTATCACCAAGGGCGCCGCGCTCGAGTCGGAGACCACCGCCGCGACGCTCGGGAAGGAAGGAGTGCGCGAGTTCAATCCGATGTCAAATCTGGATTTCCTCTCCATCCAGATCGGAAAATATATCCGGACAAACCTCGACTTCAGCTCCGGCCTGAAAACCCCTCCCCAAATCTTCTCCGTGAACTATTTCATCAAGGGGAAGGACGGTAAGTTCCTCAACAAGAAGACGGACAAGAGGGTCTGGTACAAGTGGATGGAGCTGCGCGTGCACGGTGACGTCGAGGCGATCCGCACGCCCACCGGCCTGATCCCGAGATATGAGGATCTGGAGAAGCTGTTTGCGCAGGTGCTCAAAGAAGGGTATGCCGGAAAGGACTACATGGCGCAGTTTACCGTGCGGATTCCTGAGAATCTCGCCAAGATCGACCGGATAGAAGAGATTTACAGGACGGTGGTGCAGGACACGCCCGAGATTCTGTTCACTGTATTGGAAGAGCAAAAGGAAAGATTAATCCAGGCGCGAAAAAAGTTCGGAGAGTATATCACGCCAGATAAATTTTAATCGTACTGTGTCACTCCCCTGGCCTTAGGTTTAAAAACCAGACTTCAAATTTCAAAACAAATCCCAGATCTAAATCTCCAACGCACAAGACTCCTATGTCATTTTCGGTTTTTGCTGGATTTTGTATTTTGAATGTGGGATTTGTTTGGGATTTTGGATTTGGGATTTATTTTTCTATTCCCTTTCTCCCCTTTACCCCGCGCCGATAGTAGTGTTTCCGCTCCCTCATCTCCGTGACGAGGTCGGCGCGCTTCGTGAGCGCAGGGTGGGCGGATCGGCCGGTGATGACGAGCTCGACGTGCGGCGGTTTCAGGTTGGCGAGCTGCACGAGTTCTGACACAGGGAATAGACCCAGGCGCGCGGCGATGGCCGCCTCGTCGAGTATGACGAGGCCGTATGCGCCGGAGAGGATGGCCGCCTCGCATTCCTTGAGCCCGCGCCGTGCCGCCGTGATATCAGTCGGCCGTGGCTTCCCGCGGATAAAGCATCCCCGACCATACCTCTTTACCACTATTCGGCCCCTGTGCTTCTCAAGCGCCCTGTCCTCGCAGTAGGGCCTCCCCTTGATGAACTGGGCGATGAGCACTCGCATCCCGGCGCCCGCCGCCCGCAACGCGAGGCCGAGGGCTGCGGTCGTCTTGCCTTTCCCGTCACCGGTGTAGAGCTGGACGTAACCTTTCATTCGAGGGCAGTATAGTAGAAGATAGTGCGGATATCAATCAGATACGCCAGAGGTGAAAAACGGCAGGGCACGCTCATGCGTGCCCTGCGCGAGTCTCATTCCAGCTTTTTACTGAATCGTGAAGAGGTTTGAGTTCTCCACGGGCAGATCGGTGCGGACGAATCCATCCCACTTGTAGATGAAGGCGGTCGCGAAGACGTAGTTGCCCGCGAAGCTTGCACCCTTGGGCGCACGCACCCCAATGGAACCGGTTGTATGAACGGGCGGGAACGCGGCGTTGCTGAACGTCGGCTCCTTGATCTTCCCTGTGTAGCTGAAGTCACAAGCGTAGGAGAGCGTGGCAAAGGTGCCAGGAGGCACGACGGTCGGGCTCGCGGTCAGGTTGATGTAGTTGGGGGTCGGGGTAGCGGTGGGTGTGGGAGTTGGAATGAACTCCCCGAAGCAGTACATGCAATTGTCGTTATTCCCGACGTAAAGTCTCCCATCTGAGGAGATCGACGGTGACGAGCTCATGCTGTTGCCTATCAGGAAGCTCCAGATGAGCGTTCCAGAAGAGCTGAGCGCATAGAGGTATCCGCCATCGCCGACATAGATAGAGCCGTCCGAGCCCAGCGCGGGTGATGACTCCATTTTTCCGGCGGCGATGAACGACCACTGGAGAGCGCCGTGCGGGTTAAACGCATACAGGGCATTGTCTCTGCCCGGCAGGTACACGCCCCCGTCTGAACCGATCGCCGGCGAAGAATATAGGACGCCCCCCGTCGTGTAGCTCCATGAAAGTCTCCCTGCGCCGGTCAGCCCGTACAATCTGCCGTCGTGAGAGCCGACATAGCCGATATTGGCGGAGCCGAGCGCGGGGGATGATTCCACGTAGTCCCCAGTCGGATAGCTCCAATGGAGGTTGCCCGACGAATCAATGGAGTAGATGTTGTTGTCATACGACCCAAACGATATCCCACTGAGCGGCCCTATGGCGGGGGATTAAAATTCGATGAATGTGCCGGCGGCATAGCTCCAGTGGAGGCTTACATCGGGCGGTCCGGTATAAGGGCTCCGGCCTGTGTGCTGCGCATTGTAGCGGAACATGGGCCAGGCAAATGGGCCGGGCTGGGCGAAGCCCGTGTAAAGCGATGCCAGGATGAGGGCGGAAGCCGGGCACAATGTTCTTCTCATGGGTTATCCTTCCATTTCGTTTGAGCCAACTTGTATATCGCAGATTAAAATTAACGAATTCCAGTTAATCATCCATAAGGAGCCATTTCTTTTCAAATGGCACTCCCTTAATTTCGGGCAAATCTAATCCCTCCATATATACGCTCCTAAGCATATCTCCTTAGTCCCGTACCGCAGACACAACTTTTTAAATTTTCATAGACGGATTTCAGCCCCTTTTCAGCGGCCTGCTGTGAGGCAAAACAAGCCCATTCATAGCGGCCTTCCCTCAAAGAACTTTTGGCTTGTTCCAAATCGCTCTCGGCCTGCCGCAACCAGTCAATGCTTCTCTCAGACATATCGTCCTCCAAGCGGCTTTAATAATAGCCTATTTCACACCTAAGCGGTTATGAAATCCACCTTCCTGAGTAATGGGACAGTTATGGCGGGTGCGTCGCTGGTATTTGTCGCTCCTGCGGAAGCAGACCTTCCCATCCGAACCTATCGCGGGCAAGGAAAAACATATGACGTCCCCGGTTTTATAACTCCATGCCAGAGACGGGATAGAGGGGCCGGCGTAGGGGCTCCGGCCGGTGTGCTCCTTGTTGCACCGGAACATCGGCTAGGGCGAATCGGCAAGCTGGGCATTTGAGCTTGCAGCAAAGATACATGAACAAAATACAGCAACGAGAAGCAGGGTGATTGTTTCGTGCAACATTGTGGGTTTCCGGGCACTATAAGGTTGGATTAATCTCATAGCTTCTCCTTAAGCTTTAAGAGGATTTTCAAGTCTCCTCTATCCCTATCTCTCCCGGAAGATTGCTTCATTTTAATCAAATCATCCAGAGATGCGAAATAAGCCTGTGCTTCTCCGATCCTTCCCGTAACCTTGTTTTTCCAAACCTCATCAAACGTTATCCCCTTAACAAAAGGGTGGACGTCGCTTTCGACCGCATATTGGCGTATCAGAATCTTCTTGGACAACATTTCGGCAGGGGAGACATCAGCCATATCGTATCCGAAATCCTTGAGAGCTTCCCATGTCCTTTTGGCGTTTGACTTGGTTGCGCGAATAAAGATATCAATATCCAGAGTAGCCCTGGAGTAACCGTGCACGGGAAAGGCCGTCGCTCCAATAATAACGTATTCCACGTTATGGTCGTTTAATGATCTCAAAAGGCTTTCGGTATCCATTCCTGATCAATATCTCCGAAATCTCCTTTGATTTTTGAAACATCATTTGAAAGCGTTGCTCCACAGAAAGAGAGAGCTGATAATCAAGCTCGAAGTCAAGCTCGCGCTCTTCGTCATCCTTGTAAATCTTCAATATCGGTGACATCATATCTCCCTTTTCCGCTTATGCGTTCTTCAAAAAATCGGATCGCCCCGCTATCCGTAGTAATTATAACATATGAATATCACAAACCTGTATATTTTGGTTCTCTTCCATTTCGTGTGGGTGCGGTACATTCTCCTCCCTCCTCGCCAGAGGCGAGCGAGCTTGAGGCTTGTCCGCCTCCGGCGGAGGGAGGACTAAGGTGGGGGGTGCCTTAAAAGCACATCATGATCTATATTAAATCAGAAGGAGTTACAAGTAGTGCCCCCCACACAAAGTGGAAGAGAACTACATTTTTAATCGCCTCTCGAAAGGAATGCTTGCAAATGACCTATCACTGCACACTGCCGGGGTGTGCAGAGGGCTACTCACTGAATCGTGAAGAGGTTTGAGTTCTCCACCGGAAGGTCGGTGCGGACGAATCCATCCCCCTTGTAGATGAAGGCGGTCGCGAAGACGTAGTTGCCCGCGAAGCTTGCACCCTTGGGCGCACGCACCCCAATGGAACCGGTTGTATGAACGGGCGGGAACGCGGCGTTGCTGAACGTCGGCTCCTTGATCTTCCCTGTGTAACAGAAACCCCTTGATAGGGCCAGGTGGTGAAGTCGCAGGCATAGGCGAGCGTGACGGGGCCTCCGGGCACCACGGTCGCGGGCGTCACCGCGAGGTTGATGTAGTTAGGCGTCACGGTAGTGCCCATATTTCCGTTAAAGAGGCTATGGGAGTCAGTAGCTGCCACCGCATTCAGGAATTCGCAATATTGGGAATAAGTAATCTCATATTGGCCAATGTAATAGTCGTAGTCTACTCCCCCAAATCCTTCTCCCGAATATCCGGGATCATCATTTGGATTCCCTCCATTCCCTATAGCGACCCAGGTAAGGGCTACAGGAGTAACGCTGTGTGAGCCTTCAACCGCGCTGAGTCCCGCGCGCGGGGAGCTGTTCTTTAACATCGTCCATGCAGTGGTGGCGGTCGCAGCGGGGCTGACTCCAGTAGAACTCGCAACACGGAAACCGCTGTTTTCTGACCCTCTCGACGGGTTCCCTCCTTCCGGCCAGTCTTCCCAGAAACCATTCGCATCCCCAGCGCATCCAGAAGACCAGCCACACCCCACGGTTGTTCTAGTCCCTTCATTGCCCTTATCTTCTATCAATTCACTGACATTACCGGATTGATCATAGGTGCCGTAAGGAGAGGGAGCATTTATATATGAACCCACATCCTCTGTTCCGGGTGGGTCATACATCGGCGGATCCTCATGCAGGAAATTTGCGGAATTTTGACCTCCGGGTGGAGGTTCTGCGATTGGTTCAGTATTCGAGCCCGTTGGATAGTCGTAATAAGTTTTTGCTGGCGAGTAGTAGGCTGCCTTATACCATTCATTTGCCGTTGGGATCCAGAACAGGGCGCCAGATTCATGGGCAACCGGGTCATTGGTAAGGTCATCATCATATCCCCTGGGATCATTGGAGTCACCAGATGCAAAATTATAAGCTCCTTTCTCCGTGTCACCATTTCCCTTTCCATTGTGAAGCCAGTTGCAAAATCTTGCTGCATCATACCAATTGACCCAGCACACAGGTCTATTCTCTCGGCCAGGAATTACACTATAGGTGTAACTACCACTGGAACCTGAGCGAGTGATACCACTCCAGGCACCAAGTTGTGCATACGAATCTTGAAAATAAAAAAGAGCGGCAAGAATGACAACCAGCACGACCAGGGATCGTTTCATGTGCGCATCCTTTTATTGCTGAAAACAATTAATTATATGCCATATGGGGATAAAAGTACAACAAGGAAAAATCAGGGTCACGTAATGTTTCTAATCCAATTGCATTCTCGCGCTATCCGCTATTTCGGGAGCGGGTTTATTCCGCTCGCGTTTCTCCAGAGGAGTAAACCTTGATGGCGGCGGCGCCCTCGACCGGGCATACGTACTCGCAGTGCCCGCAGCCGACGCACTGGCGCGTGTCAACGACGGGGCGGCCGAGAATGAACTGCTCCCCGCGAGGCCCCCGTACCGCGGCCTCGTCAATTTTTATCGCCTTGGGGGACACCGGGCATACCTCTTCGCAGGCAATGCATGACATGTTGGTCGCCCAGGGGATGCAGCGCTTCCTGTCCACGGCGGCGGTGCCGAGCTTCACCGGCCTGAGTCTCTCCGAACCCATCTTCTGTTCAGTATTCAGCTTCCTGATCGCCTGCGAGGGACACACCTGTCCACAGAGGGTGCAACTGTAGACACAGTAGCCGATTCGCGGTATGAGCCGCGGCGTCCACAGGCCCTCGATGCCGGCCTCCGCAATCGAGGGATGGATGGCGCTCGTGGGGCATATTCGCGTGCACGTGCCGCAGCGGAGGCAGGTCCGGAGGAACTCATCCTCGGGCCGCGCACCCGGCGGCCTGATGAGCATGGAGCGGTTGCCCGCCCTTCCTGATGCGCGGAGGAGGGGGATCGCCAGCAGGCCCGCGCCGATGCTCACGATGAGGCCCCGCCGCGTCAGGTCGGGTGTGTACTCGGCGGCATCCCGGACGCCGAGGACGTTGAAGTCAAGAACGTCCTCGGGACACGCGGCCAGGCAGTTGAGGCAAAGAAGGCACTCGGGCGCTTTCCATCTCGCGCCGCCCTCGGGTGAACTGCCGCCCTGGCACCGGATGGTGCAATCGCCGCACATCGTGCACTGCGCGTTCCGCTTCACCATCCTCAGGAGGGAGACGCGCGACACAAGCCCCAGGAGCGCCCCGAGCGGGCATAGGAATCGGCACCAGAAGCGCGGGTACCAGAGATTGGCGGCGAGGAGGGAGGCAAGGATGAATCCCGTGAGGAGCGCGGATCGGAAAAACACGTGCGCGCCGATGAGCTGTCTCGACTCGAGAAAGGCGTATCCCGTCTCGGCTGCGGGATCGAGTAGGGGGAGGTCTGAATCGGCGGCGAGGGATAGCGCCCCCTTGACGAGAAAATGGAATGCGGGGAATACGGAAAGCGTGCACGACCGCGCCAGGATGCAGAGGGGATCGATGACCGCAGGCTGCAGCGGGGTGAAGAGAGCGATCAGGAGCAACGATACCAGCAGGTAGTATTTGAGCGCCTGCCATGGCGCGTAGCGCCCCCGCGCCCCGGCGAATCCGGCGCCGAGCTGTCCGACGAGGTGG
This portion of the Candidatus Auribacterota bacterium genome encodes:
- a CDS encoding PQQ-binding-like beta-propeller repeat protein; amino-acid sequence: MSFGSYDNNIYSIDSSGNLHWSYPTGDYVESSPALGSANIGYVGSHDGRLYGLTGAGRLSWSYTTGGVLYSSPAIGSDGGVYLPGRDNALYAFNPHGALQWSFIAAGKMESSPALGSDGSIYVGDGGYLYALSSSGTLIWSFLIGNSMSSSPSISSDGRLYVGNNDNCMYCFGEFIPTPTPTATPTPNYINLTASPTVVPPGTFATLSYACDFSYTGKIKEPTFSNAAFPPVHTTGSIGVRAPKGASFAGNYVFATAFIYKWDGFVRTDLPVENSNLFTIQ
- a CDS encoding HEPN domain-containing protein, producing the protein MSERSIDWLRQAESDLEQAKSSLREGRYEWACFASQQAAEKGLKSVYENLKSCVCGTGLRRYA
- a CDS encoding SUMF1/EgtB/PvdO family nonheme iron enzyme, encoding MKRSLVVLVVILAALFYFQDSYAQLGAWSGITRSGSSGSYTYSVIPGRENRPVCWVNWYDAARFCNWLHNGKGNGDTEKGAYNFASGDSNDPRGYDDDLTNDPVAHESGALFWIPTANEWYKAAYYSPAKTYYDYPTGSNTEPIAEPPPGGQNSANFLHEDPPMYDPPGTEDVGSYINAPSPYGTYDQSGNVSELIEDKGNEGTRTTVGCGWSSGCAGDANGFWEDWPEGGNPSRGSENSGFRVASSTGVSPAATATTAWTMLKNSSPRAGLSAVEGSHSVTPVALTWVAIGNGGNPNDDPGYSGEGFGGVDYDYYIGQYEITYSQYCEFLNAVAATDSHSLFNGNMGTTVTPNYINLAVTPATVVPGGPVTLAYACDFTTWPYQGVSVTQGRSRSRRSATPRSRPFIQPVPLGCVRPRVQASRATTSSRPPSSTRGMDSSAPTFRWRTQTSSRFSE
- a CDS encoding 4Fe-4S binding protein gives rise to the protein MDKSAIIRLRRLRRLSQALFLCTFLLFLLRTSYSSRTLNLAAVEVTTTAPVNSFFKFDPLIGLAFLISTRTWYAGAACALLTLAATVALGRFFCGWVCPFGTLHHLVGQLGAGFAGARGRYAPWQALKYYLLVSLLLIALFTPLQPAVIDPLCILARSCTLSVFPAFHFLVKGALSLAADSDLPLLDPAAETGYAFLESRQLIGAHVFFRSALLTGFILASLLAANLWYPRFWCRFLCPLGALLGLVSRVSLLRMVKRNAQCTMCGDCTIRCQGGSSPEGGARWKAPECLLCLNCLAACPEDVLDFNVLGVRDAAEYTPDLTRRGLIVSIGAGLLAIPLLRASGRAGNRSMLIRPPGARPEDEFLRTCLRCGTCTRICPTSAIHPSIAEAGIEGLWTPRLIPRIGYCVYSCTLCGQVCPSQAIRKLNTEQKMGSERLRPVKLGTAAVDRKRCIPWATNMSCIACEEVCPVSPKAIKIDEAAVRGPRGEQFILGRPVVDTRQCVGCGHCEYVCPVEGAAAIKVYSSGETRAE